The following are from one region of the Nostoc cf. commune SO-36 genome:
- a CDS encoding TrmH family RNA methyltransferase — MLTSLQNSLVKQIRKLHSTKERHKQQLFLLEGTHLLEEACAVNYPLETVCCTPEWQAAHPSLWDEACSRCDRAEIVSREILDAIATTVQPDGVVATAKRKEQQTQLPSTGLVLALETVQDPGNLGTMIRTAAAAGASGLWVSGNSVDLDSPKVLRASAGQWFRLATAVTEDLKATVQQSQQAGMQVVATLPSATLTYWEVDWRKPSLILLGNEGAGLSAELAAIADQQVKIPLSPGVESLNVAIAAALMLYEAQRQLICQ, encoded by the coding sequence GTGTTGACCAGTTTACAAAATTCCCTAGTTAAGCAAATTCGCAAACTCCACTCCACCAAGGAGCGGCACAAACAGCAATTATTTTTACTGGAAGGAACACACCTGTTAGAAGAAGCTTGTGCGGTAAATTACCCGCTAGAAACAGTGTGTTGTACTCCAGAATGGCAAGCAGCCCATCCTTCGCTGTGGGATGAAGCTTGTAGCCGATGCGATCGCGCCGAAATTGTCAGTAGAGAAATCTTGGATGCGATCGCGACTACAGTCCAACCGGATGGTGTGGTGGCAACGGCAAAACGAAAGGAACAGCAAACTCAACTACCATCGACTGGTTTAGTGCTAGCTTTAGAAACCGTGCAAGATCCCGGCAACCTCGGTACAATGATCCGCACTGCCGCCGCCGCCGGAGCATCGGGGTTGTGGGTAAGTGGAAATAGTGTAGATTTGGATAGTCCGAAAGTTCTCCGGGCTTCCGCAGGACAATGGTTTCGCCTAGCGACAGCCGTAACCGAAGATTTAAAAGCAACAGTCCAACAAAGTCAGCAGGCAGGAATGCAGGTAGTAGCAACCTTACCCAGCGCGACTTTAACTTATTGGGAAGTAGATTGGCGAAAACCCAGTCTGATTTTACTGGGAAATGAGGGTGCTGGATTGTCAGCAGAATTAGCAGCGATCGCAGACCAACAAGTAAAAATTCCTTTGAGTCCTGGGGTAGAATCCTTGAATGTAGCGATCGCAGCCGCTTTAATGTTGTACGAAGCTCAACGGCAACTAATTTGTCAGTAA
- a CDS encoding metal ABC transporter permease, which produces MNFFNDCQINWLAIANINDLVSLLTFPYMQRAIAGAALMGILGGMLGSFVTLRQLSFFSHAVGHAALVGVALGVLLQVNPTWMLLPFTLVFGVIVLYFIDKTDIASDSVLSIVLSGALAIGLILTSLIKGYRGNLMAVLFGDILAIDTTDLILTVLVLVGGSIFLLSTLRQQILLTLNPDVAQVQGVPVQLYRYAFVVLLSLAVAVAIKAVGVLLVNAFLVIPASTAKLMSHHFSRFLVMSVIVGFISSIAGIIVSGIFNLASGPSIVLVQFLLFVAVFIWFKLSLKAA; this is translated from the coding sequence ATGAATTTCTTCAATGATTGTCAGATAAATTGGTTAGCGATCGCCAATATTAATGACTTGGTAAGCTTATTAACATTCCCTTATATGCAGCGTGCGATCGCAGGTGCAGCCTTGATGGGAATACTTGGCGGGATGTTGGGCAGTTTTGTCACCTTGCGCCAGTTATCCTTTTTCAGCCACGCGGTTGGTCATGCAGCACTAGTAGGTGTGGCGTTAGGTGTGCTGCTACAGGTAAATCCTACTTGGATGCTATTACCTTTTACGTTAGTTTTTGGGGTTATTGTTCTTTACTTCATCGACAAAACCGACATAGCAAGCGATAGCGTACTTAGCATAGTGCTATCTGGGGCATTAGCGATCGGTTTAATTCTCACGAGCCTAATTAAAGGATATCGCGGCAACTTGATGGCTGTGCTGTTTGGGGATATTTTAGCGATCGATACCACAGATTTGATTTTGACGGTGCTAGTACTTGTGGGAGGTAGCATATTTTTACTATCAACTCTGCGGCAGCAAATTTTATTGACCCTTAACCCGGATGTTGCCCAGGTTCAAGGGGTTCCCGTCCAATTGTACCGCTACGCCTTTGTGGTCTTGCTTTCACTCGCCGTTGCTGTAGCGATAAAAGCTGTCGGCGTTTTGCTGGTGAACGCCTTTTTAGTTATTCCCGCCTCCACCGCCAAACTGATGAGTCACCACTTTAGCCGCTTTTTAGTCATGTCGGTGATAGTTGGTTTCATTAGCAGCATTGCTGGCATCATTGTGTCAGGTATTTTCAACCTTGCTTCTGGCCCAAGTATTGTTCTTGTCCAATTCCTACTATTTGTAGCCGTTTTCATTTGGTTTAAGTTGAGTTTGAAAGCTGCATAA
- a CDS encoding TetR/AcrR family transcriptional regulator — protein sequence MNKSIRSSTLTRTRLIEAASQIFASLGVQGATTREIARVAGVNEVTLFRHFASKEQLLGAVIENAFALQTEALAHPKVWTQDLKIDLRQYAYLYNSMLEAQEDLIRTFIGEAKRHPEAARQVIQEAAKPLGEKLVAYLQSSQRQGTVRVDLDPFAAVDMFTGMLLSGMLVRSAKFNQGSYSCEDYIETCVNIFVRGISTTPLSCQCSCNNICLLTNDP from the coding sequence CAGATATTTGCGAGTTTAGGTGTTCAAGGAGCGACTACCCGTGAAATAGCTCGTGTTGCTGGTGTGAATGAGGTGACTTTATTTCGCCACTTTGCTAGCAAAGAACAGCTTTTGGGAGCAGTAATCGAAAATGCTTTTGCACTCCAGACAGAAGCCCTGGCACATCCCAAAGTGTGGACGCAGGATCTAAAAATTGATTTAAGACAGTATGCCTATCTTTACAATAGTATGCTAGAGGCACAGGAAGACTTAATTCGTACTTTCATTGGAGAAGCCAAACGTCATCCAGAGGCAGCCAGACAAGTGATTCAAGAAGCTGCCAAGCCTTTAGGCGAAAAACTGGTAGCTTATCTGCAATCCAGCCAGAGACAAGGCACTGTCAGAGTAGACCTTGATCCATTTGCAGCAGTCGATATGTTTACAGGAATGCTGTTATCTGGAATGCTAGTCCGCAGTGCAAAATTTAATCAAGGTAGCTATAGCTGTGAGGACTATATCGAAACCTGTGTAAATATTTTTGTGCGTGGTATCAGTACTACTCCTCTCAGTTGTCAATGTAGCTGTAACAATATTTGCCTCTTGACTAATGACCCCTAA
- a CDS encoding glycosyltransferase family protein, producing the protein MTQLDILILSNGPGEVTTWVRPVVKALRQQLGDDSSVVRISVVLSPCSNASGKEAAIALSYPEVDRVQPAEHFWQFLLWGKTFENWDWRSHGVVVFLGGDQIFPVIIGKKLGYRTVVYAEWEARWHNWIDRFGIMKSQVASRVPQKYAHKFTVVGDLMVEAAGENLNSNSPVPITPSLKTELIGLLPGSKAAKLAQGVPLSLGIAEYVHAKRPQTKFVIPLAPTLDLQTLASFADPQKNPIAEIFGFGGASLVVPENSNSKALLKTTTGLTVELWQENPAYHLLSRCCICLTTVGANTAELGALGVPMIVLLPTQQLDAMRAWDGLPGLLANLPGVGTPFTKVINWLFLRFVRRKGLLAWPNIWAQEEIVPELMGKLQPQEIGEMVIDLLAHPEKLDDIRAKLRKIRGESGAAQKIAQIVGEEIGK; encoded by the coding sequence ATGACTCAATTAGATATTCTCATCCTATCAAATGGCCCCGGTGAGGTAACAACCTGGGTACGTCCAGTAGTGAAGGCGTTGCGGCAACAACTAGGGGATGACTCTTCTGTAGTAAGGATTTCTGTGGTATTATCACCTTGCTCAAATGCTAGTGGTAAAGAAGCAGCGATCGCTCTTTCTTACCCAGAAGTAGATAGAGTACAGCCAGCAGAGCATTTTTGGCAATTTTTGCTTTGGGGTAAAACATTTGAGAATTGGGATTGGAGAAGTCACGGTGTAGTTGTTTTTCTGGGTGGCGATCAAATTTTCCCAGTGATTATAGGCAAAAAATTAGGATATCGCACAGTTGTTTACGCCGAATGGGAAGCTCGTTGGCATAACTGGATTGATCGCTTCGGAATCATGAAATCCCAAGTTGCGTCCCGTGTTCCTCAGAAATATGCTCACAAATTTACCGTTGTAGGTGATTTGATGGTAGAAGCAGCAGGGGAGAACCTAAATTCAAATTCCCCTGTGCCTATTACTCCATCACTCAAAACTGAATTGATTGGTCTACTCCCTGGTTCAAAAGCGGCAAAATTAGCCCAAGGAGTACCATTAAGTTTAGGCATTGCTGAATACGTTCATGCAAAAAGACCTCAAACTAAATTTGTGATTCCTCTAGCCCCAACTTTAGATTTACAAACTTTAGCTAGTTTTGCCGATCCCCAAAAGAACCCTATTGCTGAAATATTTGGCTTTGGCGGCGCTTCTTTAGTTGTCCCAGAGAACTCTAACAGCAAGGCATTGCTCAAAACAACAACAGGCTTAACTGTGGAACTGTGGCAAGAAAACCCTGCATATCACTTATTGTCCCGGTGCTGCATCTGCTTAACTACGGTGGGGGCAAACACTGCCGAACTCGGTGCTTTAGGAGTACCAATGATTGTTTTGCTGCCAACACAGCAACTTGATGCCATGCGTGCTTGGGATGGTTTACCTGGATTGTTGGCAAATCTACCAGGTGTAGGTACGCCCTTTACGAAGGTAATTAATTGGTTATTCCTAAGATTTGTAAGACGCAAAGGTTTATTAGCATGGCCAAATATCTGGGCACAGGAAGAGATAGTGCCAGAACTTATGGGTAAACTTCAACCGCAAGAAATTGGAGAAATGGTTATAGACTTATTAGCCCATCCAGAAAAATTGGACGATATTCGCGCTAAACTCCGTAAAATTCGTGGTGAAAGCGGTGCAGCCCAGAAGATTGCACAGATTGTTGGTGAGGAAATTGGGAAGTAG
- the murA gene encoding UDP-N-acetylglucosamine 1-carboxyvinyltransferase yields the protein MNPSTSLPDAKFAPEADSSVLQIWGGHPLRGHVKISGAKNAALVIMAGALLCPGDCRIRNVPLLADVERMSQVLSALGVQLTRQGDILDINASEIKTSKAPYELVTQLRASFFAIGAILARLGVAQMPLPGGCAIGARPVDLHVRGLQAMGAEVQIEHGICNAYVPGSSRRLKGAKIYLDIASVGATENLMMAATLAEGETIIENAAREPEVVDLANFCNAMGAKIKGAGTSRIIIEGVPKLHSVDYSIIPDRIEAGTFLLAAAITRSELILSPVAPEHLIPVIAKLRDIGVTIIDDKPEHLHILPAETLKATDIETQYHPGFPTDMQAPFMALLTLAEGDSVINESVFENRLRHASELNRLGADIRVKGNAAFVRGVPKLSGAPVLGTDLRACAALVIAGLAAEGKTTIQGLQHLDRGYDRLDAKLQQLGAKILRVGETSADAEIASSISSLSS from the coding sequence ATCAATCCTTCTACCAGCTTACCAGATGCCAAATTTGCTCCAGAAGCAGACTCCTCAGTCTTGCAAATTTGGGGTGGGCATCCTTTGCGAGGTCATGTGAAAATTAGCGGGGCAAAAAATGCAGCACTGGTAATCATGGCTGGAGCCTTGCTGTGTCCGGGCGATTGTCGTATCCGCAATGTCCCCTTATTAGCGGATGTAGAGCGGATGAGTCAGGTGTTATCGGCTTTGGGTGTACAATTAACCCGGCAAGGTGACATTTTAGACATCAACGCCAGCGAGATTAAAACATCAAAAGCTCCCTACGAACTAGTTACCCAGCTGAGGGCGAGTTTTTTCGCCATTGGAGCTATTCTGGCAAGATTGGGAGTAGCACAGATGCCTTTACCAGGTGGTTGTGCTATTGGGGCAAGACCAGTTGACTTGCATGTGCGAGGACTGCAAGCAATGGGAGCGGAAGTACAAATTGAGCATGGCATTTGTAATGCTTATGTCCCTGGCAGCAGTCGGAGATTAAAAGGTGCGAAGATTTACTTAGACATCGCCAGTGTGGGAGCGACAGAAAACTTGATGATGGCGGCTACCCTGGCAGAGGGTGAAACGATCATCGAAAATGCTGCCAGAGAACCGGAAGTAGTTGATTTAGCTAACTTCTGTAACGCGATGGGAGCGAAGATTAAGGGCGCGGGGACTAGCAGGATTATTATCGAAGGAGTCCCCAAATTGCATTCTGTTGACTACAGCATTATTCCCGATCGCATTGAGGCCGGGACGTTTTTGCTAGCAGCAGCAATTACCCGCTCAGAACTGATCCTCTCGCCAGTGGCTCCAGAACATCTCATACCAGTGATTGCCAAGCTGCGGGATATTGGAGTAACCATAATTGATGACAAGCCTGAACACTTACATATTCTGCCAGCAGAAACCCTGAAGGCAACGGATATTGAAACTCAATACCATCCAGGTTTTCCCACAGATATGCAAGCGCCATTTATGGCTTTGCTGACATTGGCAGAAGGCGACAGTGTGATTAACGAATCCGTCTTTGAAAATCGCTTGCGTCATGCCTCAGAGTTGAATCGCTTGGGGGCAGACATTCGTGTTAAAGGCAATGCTGCCTTCGTTCGGGGAGTACCAAAATTGTCTGGCGCACCAGTTTTAGGTACAGACTTGCGAGCATGCGCAGCGTTAGTCATTGCCGGACTAGCGGCAGAAGGAAAAACCACAATTCAGGGTTTACAGCACCTCGATCGCGGCTATGATCGACTCGATGCGAAGTTGCAGCAATTGGGGGCTAAAATCCTCCGTGTGGGCGAAACATCAGCAGATGCAGAAATCGCTTCCAGCATCAGTAGTCTGTCAAGTTGA
- a CDS encoding competence protein CoiA family protein: protein MKFAISMYKPGERVYPEQCNFFSYNDLKLRCPVCGEPVRLKKGGTRKPHFAHFPGTDPKQVEECELRASIYSNNTQINSFIQDRGQRLEIFQQHFISMIYVGQEKIVDDVKFKNWIDAIKRDNNQAINNIANDCIEYFLTHQKQMDVYCVFLKNEQPLLQQQIALEAIDYLCVKSSNRLLQYIIYYCIYRLNKQNFTKNDIDSICHRAIKIIMLNPWIRALDNSKSINSLTINISQLFEPEIVNTKSPSPLQIFLAAIQDGTKGKSNKNINPQILMLLVYLMSSAIYSNHHYI, encoded by the coding sequence ATGAAATTTGCAATCTCGATGTATAAACCAGGTGAAAGAGTTTATCCAGAGCAATGTAACTTTTTTTCTTATAACGATTTAAAGTTACGTTGTCCTGTTTGCGGTGAACCTGTGCGTTTAAAAAAAGGTGGTACTAGAAAACCTCATTTTGCTCACTTTCCAGGTACAGATCCTAAACAAGTAGAAGAATGTGAACTGAGAGCATCAATTTATAGTAATAATACACAAATAAATAGTTTTATTCAAGATAGGGGACAAAGATTAGAGATATTTCAACAGCACTTCATAAGTATGATTTATGTTGGGCAAGAAAAAATTGTTGATGATGTTAAATTTAAGAACTGGATTGATGCAATCAAACGTGATAATAATCAAGCGATTAATAATATTGCCAATGATTGTATAGAATACTTTCTAACTCATCAAAAACAAATGGATGTGTACTGTGTTTTTCTCAAAAATGAACAACCTTTACTTCAACAGCAAATAGCTTTAGAGGCAATAGATTATTTGTGCGTTAAATCTAGTAATAGATTGCTGCAATACATAATATATTATTGTATATACCGATTGAACAAACAAAACTTTACAAAAAATGATATTGATTCAATTTGTCATCGTGCTATCAAAATAATTATGCTTAATCCTTGGATAAGAGCATTAGATAATAGTAAAAGTATTAACTCATTAACTATTAATATTTCTCAATTATTTGAACCTGAAATAGTAAATACCAAGTCTCCATCACCACTACAAATATTCTTGGCAGCTATTCAAGATGGTACTAAGGGTAAATCAAATAAAAACATTAATCCTCAAATATTAATGCTTCTGGTTTATTTAATGTCGAGCGCGATATACTCAAATCACCACTATATTTAA
- a CDS encoding site-specific integrase, with protein MKVEHKASKGSVGVESFQERLRLRLPRHLYNGKQKYLTLGMADNPENRKLAEAKAKQIESDIAFERFDPTLAKYKPQTHLTLVAPITEDQQQTTLIELWDKYTDYKSKTLSVTTINKDYKKTKNHIASLPTQKLSEPVIIRDFLLKTLTPNATKRVLTQLKACCDWAIDSELISSNPFVGMSQKVKVAIHHETINLFNKSEQEQIITAFERNIYYSHYTNYVRFLFMTGCRTSEAIGLTWGHINSNLTLITFCEAVVEGNRKDTKTHKSRKFPVNQSLKELLVSIKPSNSNADTPVFKAPKGGLIDAHNFLNRAWKTVLSELNIPYRPQYHTRHTFITNCLEAGVSVVQVAKWVGNSPEIIMKHYAGTIRQVQVPEL; from the coding sequence ATGAAGGTAGAACATAAAGCATCTAAAGGTTCAGTCGGTGTCGAATCATTTCAAGAAAGACTCAGACTACGTTTACCACGTCACCTTTACAATGGAAAGCAAAAATATCTAACTCTGGGAATGGCAGATAATCCAGAGAATCGTAAGTTAGCAGAAGCTAAAGCAAAGCAAATTGAATCAGATATTGCATTTGAACGCTTTGACCCCACATTAGCTAAATATAAACCCCAAACTCATTTAACTCTGGTTGCACCCATAACAGAAGATCAGCAACAAACAACATTGATCGAGTTATGGGATAAGTACACAGATTATAAGTCTAAGACTTTGAGTGTAACCACTATTAACAAGGATTATAAGAAAACTAAAAACCACATTGCTAGTTTACCAACGCAGAAGCTTTCAGAACCTGTAATAATCAGGGACTTCTTACTCAAGACATTAACACCTAATGCAACAAAGCGTGTCCTGACTCAATTAAAAGCTTGTTGTGATTGGGCAATAGATTCTGAGTTGATTAGTAGTAACCCCTTTGTGGGGATGTCACAGAAGGTAAAAGTAGCTATACACCATGAAACTATCAACCTATTTAACAAAAGTGAGCAAGAACAAATTATCACGGCTTTTGAGAGAAATATATACTACAGCCACTATACAAACTACGTTAGATTTTTGTTCATGACAGGTTGTAGAACTTCTGAAGCTATAGGTTTAACTTGGGGTCACATCAATAGTAATCTAACTCTAATTACCTTCTGTGAAGCTGTAGTAGAAGGGAATCGTAAAGATACCAAAACTCATAAAAGTCGCAAATTTCCTGTTAATCAATCACTTAAAGAGTTGTTAGTTTCCATTAAACCAAGTAATTCTAATGCAGATACACCAGTCTTTAAAGCACCCAAAGGTGGTTTAATTGATGCTCACAACTTCCTTAATCGAGCTTGGAAAACTGTACTATCTGAGTTAAATATTCCTTACCGTCCTCAGTACCATACACGACATACCTTTATCACAAATTGCTTAGAAGCTGGTGTCAGTGTAGTACAGGTTGCTAAATGGGTAGGTAATTCACCAGAGATAATCATGAAACACTATGCAGGGACAATAAGACAAGTACAAGTACCAGAGTTATAA
- a CDS encoding virulence-associated E family protein gives MTDYNQTRQIIEEKFISRLSWHKTNQDVYLDGELFDIAKFRAEVAKEHNVILDNDKYIHELTRLCSLNNPFSPIENYLNECFSNYQDTNYKNLFRYINEQVLHIDPDSIEALYLPKTLVAAVKRIYEPGCQHDSVLILNSEKQGFYKTSFFRELASTDWFETINFANYNKDELMVCHSKWILELGECEETIKPYTMSKLKAFITKQSDSFRKPYAATNVTLQRQFILVGTTNKDKILHDPTGNRRFWIIEINQKIDIDWIKQNRDLVWAAAVLAYKDNYSTYLNETEQELSNSINSSKHKVEDMWTDIVTNWALDQTTPFTLSDILTMALNKEPKSWKRSDENRVSEILQSLGFEKPKNTTRVNGKVGKYYYPIINNILDKVAS, from the coding sequence ATGACTGATTATAATCAAACAAGACAAATCATAGAAGAAAAATTTATCTCTAGATTAAGCTGGCACAAAACCAATCAAGATGTCTATCTAGATGGGGAATTATTTGATATTGCTAAATTCCGCGCTGAAGTTGCAAAAGAACACAATGTAATTTTGGATAATGATAAATACATTCATGAGCTAACCCGTCTTTGCAGTCTTAATAATCCCTTCTCTCCCATAGAAAATTATTTAAATGAATGTTTTTCTAACTATCAAGATACAAACTATAAGAACTTATTCAGATACATTAATGAACAAGTTTTGCATATCGACCCTGATTCAATTGAGGCACTATACTTACCTAAAACTTTAGTAGCAGCAGTCAAAAGAATATATGAACCTGGATGTCAACATGATTCTGTGTTGATACTTAACAGTGAAAAACAAGGATTCTACAAAACCTCTTTCTTTAGAGAATTAGCTAGTACAGATTGGTTTGAAACCATCAATTTCGCTAATTATAATAAAGATGAATTAATGGTATGTCATAGTAAATGGATTCTTGAATTAGGAGAATGTGAAGAGACAATCAAACCTTACACTATGTCTAAGCTTAAAGCATTTATCACTAAACAATCAGATTCATTTAGAAAACCTTATGCTGCAACTAATGTTACGTTACAAAGACAATTTATTCTTGTAGGTACTACTAATAAAGATAAAATTTTACACGATCCTACTGGTAATAGAAGATTTTGGATTATTGAAATTAATCAAAAAATAGATATTGATTGGATTAAGCAAAATAGAGATTTAGTTTGGGCGGCAGCAGTATTAGCATATAAAGATAACTATTCTACTTATTTGAATGAGACTGAACAAGAATTAAGTAATTCTATTAACTCCAGCAAGCATAAAGTTGAAGATATGTGGACAGATATAGTAACTAATTGGGCATTAGATCAAACAACACCTTTTACTCTATCTGATATTCTAACTATGGCTCTCAATAAAGAACCTAAAAGCTGGAAACGTTCAGATGAAAATAGAGTAAGTGAGATACTACAATCATTAGGGTTTGAAAAACCTAAGAATACTACTAGAGTCAACGGTAAAGTGGGTAAATATTATTATCCAATTATCAATAATATCTTAGATAAAGTAGCCAGCTAA
- a CDS encoding Uma2 family endonuclease → MLSENLKVVGLPSTEELACSDDIPVDNEDQNFLPNILLFLLTSIWATRTDWFFGVDMAIYHTTGANARVPIVPDGFLSLGVDRKKGGKSRRSYAVWEENEVVPIVTLEMVSHSPGTEYDEKLEIYRKLGVLYYIIYNPEYWQRDRHQPFEIYKLVDKNYQLQIGEPYWMPEVGLGIGRHQGVIGGIGQEFLSWYDEQGNRYLTAEEKAEKFAQHLRFLGIDPDNLPRNP, encoded by the coding sequence ATGCTGTCAGAAAACCTTAAAGTCGTTGGGCTTCCAAGCACAGAGGAACTAGCCTGCTCGGACGATATACCTGTGGATAATGAGGATCAGAATTTTCTGCCCAACATTCTACTGTTCCTATTAACCTCAATTTGGGCAACGCGCACCGATTGGTTTTTCGGCGTAGACATGGCAATTTACCACACAACAGGGGCGAATGCGAGAGTCCCCATAGTACCAGATGGGTTTCTGAGTTTGGGAGTCGATCGCAAAAAAGGTGGTAAATCGCGTAGAAGTTACGCTGTCTGGGAAGAAAATGAGGTAGTACCGATAGTAACATTGGAGATGGTATCCCATTCTCCAGGAACCGAATACGACGAAAAGTTAGAAATTTATCGGAAACTTGGCGTACTGTACTACATTATTTACAACCCCGAATATTGGCAACGCGATCGACACCAACCATTTGAAATTTACAAATTGGTAGATAAAAATTATCAATTACAAATTGGCGAACCCTATTGGATGCCAGAAGTTGGTTTAGGAATTGGACGACATCAAGGTGTTATTGGTGGGATTGGTCAGGAATTTCTATCTTGGTATGACGAACAAGGAAATCGGTATTTAACAGCAGAAGAAAAAGCAGAAAAGTTTGCACAGCATTTACGTTTTCTTGGTATCGACCCCGATAATTTACCTAGGAATCCGTAA
- a CDS encoding metal ABC transporter substrate-binding protein, translating to MLSMATGCTQSNPNQGKTSEESPQVQEAASTPSAQLAKTKVVTTFLPIYLFTKAVAGNVADVEILVPPGTEVHEYQATPENVRAIATANVLVKNGLGLEEFLEGTVKNAQNSKLAEIDASKGIKPLNEISPVVKTAKEEKGHSHDHAHAQGNPHVWLDPVLAKQQVINIRDGLIAADPANKATYEVNATTYIKELESLDREFQQTLQKNPSCTFITFHDAFPYLAKRYNLKQVAVVEIPEDQLSPTDVQNAINAVKQYKVKALFSEPGVDNKLLTSLSKDLKLNLRTLDSLENGETDSQYYFTAMKANLQTLETTCK from the coding sequence ATGTTGTCGATGGCTACTGGGTGTACCCAATCGAACCCAAATCAGGGAAAGACTTCCGAAGAGTCGCCGCAAGTGCAGGAAGCTGCCTCTACCCCATCAGCGCAGTTGGCAAAAACTAAAGTAGTAACAACATTTTTGCCAATATATTTGTTTACCAAGGCAGTAGCTGGGAATGTAGCAGATGTAGAAATTCTAGTGCCACCTGGTACGGAGGTACATGAATACCAAGCGACACCAGAAAATGTTAGAGCGATCGCTACTGCAAATGTGTTAGTAAAAAATGGTCTAGGTTTGGAGGAATTTCTAGAAGGTACTGTCAAAAATGCCCAAAATAGCAAATTAGCCGAAATTGATGCCAGTAAAGGTATTAAACCCTTAAATGAAATTTCACCTGTTGTGAAAACCGCGAAAGAGGAAAAAGGCCACAGTCACGACCATGCCCACGCCCAAGGTAATCCTCACGTTTGGTTAGATCCAGTTTTGGCAAAACAACAAGTAATAAATATTCGGGATGGATTAATTGCAGCCGACCCCGCGAACAAAGCTACTTATGAAGTAAACGCTACGACTTATATTAAAGAATTAGAAAGTTTAGACAGGGAATTTCAGCAGACTTTGCAGAAAAATCCCAGTTGCACCTTTATTACCTTTCATGATGCTTTTCCATATTTAGCTAAACGCTATAACCTCAAGCAAGTAGCTGTGGTAGAAATTCCCGAAGACCAGCTTTCACCAACGGATGTACAAAATGCAATCAATGCCGTGAAACAGTACAAAGTTAAAGCTTTGTTCAGCGAACCAGGAGTAGATAATAAACTACTAACCAGCCTCTCCAAAGACTTAAAATTAAATTTGCGTACTCTAGATTCTCTGGAAAATGGCGAAACAGATTCGCAGTATTATTTTACGGCGATGAAAGCCAATTTGCAAACTCTAGAAACGACGTGTAAATAG